From Clostridia bacterium, one genomic window encodes:
- the carA gene encoding glutamine-hydrolyzing carbamoyl-phosphate synthase small subunit: MKAVLVLEDGFALEGEAFAGEGEIFGEVVFNTSMTGYQEILTDPSYKGQIVTLTYPLIGNYGINAEDVESFKPHVEALVVREYSRFPHNWRSQRTLKEFLEQFGILGIEGIDTRALTKHIREAGAMKGVISTRDFDIKRLLEKVRAYPGLVGRDMVQHVTCRQPYRWQQGPKSIDGVTGSLSAIGPKSSQYKYRVVAFDYGVKYNILRLLEAIGCEVIVVPAWTKAEEVLGLDPDGIFLSNGPGDPAGVPYAIEEIKKLLGKKPIFGICLGHQFLGRALGLDTFKLKFGHRGGNQPVKDLATGRVEITAQNHGFCVCRPDPHTCNNPDLLRELRITHVNLNDRTLEGMEHRSLKCFSVQYHPEASPGPHDSRYLFERFASLMEETR; encoded by the coding sequence TCAGGAGATTCTTACTGATCCTTCCTATAAAGGCCAGATCGTGACCCTCACTTATCCCCTGATCGGCAATTATGGTATTAATGCTGAAGACGTAGAGTCCTTTAAGCCTCACGTTGAGGCTCTTGTGGTCCGGGAATATAGCCGCTTTCCTCATAACTGGCGAAGCCAGCGCACTCTAAAGGAGTTCTTGGAACAATTTGGGATATTGGGAATAGAAGGAATCGATACCCGGGCGCTGACTAAGCACATTCGGGAAGCCGGGGCGATGAAAGGGGTAATCTCTACCAGGGATTTTGATATTAAGCGGTTGCTTGAGAAGGTTAGAGCTTACCCAGGTTTAGTAGGTCGGGATATGGTTCAACACGTTACCTGCAGGCAACCTTACCGCTGGCAGCAAGGGCCCAAGAGTATCGACGGAGTAACAGGTAGCTTATCTGCTATAGGGCCAAAGAGTAGTCAGTACAAGTACCGGGTGGTGGCATTTGATTACGGAGTTAAGTACAATATCCTTCGTTTGCTTGAAGCCATCGGTTGCGAAGTGATTGTCGTTCCAGCCTGGACTAAGGCCGAGGAAGTGCTAGGGCTAGACCCGGACGGTATCTTTCTTTCCAATGGCCCAGGCGATCCAGCTGGGGTGCCCTATGCAATCGAGGAAATTAAGAAGCTGCTTGGCAAAAAGCCAATCTTTGGTATCTGCCTAGGCCATCAGTTCCTGGGTCGCGCCTTGGGATTGGATACATTTAAACTCAAGTTTGGCCACCGGGGGGGCAACCAGCCAGTTAAAGATCTAGCTACAGGCAGGGTAGAAATTACTGCTCAGAATCATGGCTTTTGTGTATGCCGCCCCGATCCTCACACTTGTAACAATCCCGACCTCCTTCGGGAGTTGCGCATTACCCATGTTAATTTAAACGATCGCACTTTGGAAGGAATGGAGCACCGTAGCTTGAAGTGTTTTTCGGTTCAGTACCACCCTGAAGCTTCACCTGGACCTCATGATTCTCGCTACCTGTTTGAGCGATTTGCAAGCCTCATGGAAGAAACCAGGTAA